Part of the Hevea brasiliensis isolate MT/VB/25A 57/8 chromosome 16, ASM3005281v1, whole genome shotgun sequence genome is shown below.
CCTTTGAACATTCAACTAATGCAGTGAAGAAAGGATCCTTTCCAAAGCTCTCTTTAGAATTCTTCTTTCGGATTATTCCAACTTCCTCCAAGTTGAATCTTTTTGAGGTATGAGGAGGCAAGGGAAGGGCTTTCACTACTGTAGAGTCCTTTTTCTTGCAACTTGGTTTCTTGGGAATTCCTGGCAAATGTTCCCAAGAAAATGGAACGCCGGAAAATCGACGCGGGGTGGCCGGATTAGGTGGGGAGTCATCGGGAAACTCTGAAAAAGAGCACGACGAGAAGGAGGAAAAGAAAGGTGTTCGGTGAGAGGAAGAGTGTTTAGTTGCTGGGAGAAGTGAAGTGTCACATTCTTTCAGAACATTTTGGGCATGGACACTAAGAGTTGCTGAGCCATCCATGGTTTTAGAGGATGAGAGGAGAGGCATTTTCTTTGTGTTGCTAGAGACTTTTTTCAACCTTTTTTGTTCATTGTTCTACTTTGCTTCAATCTTATAAATAGAGACTATTGGAAgtgggagagaggagagagaggtaTGTGCTATTTGATGTCATTATTTTTGGAATATAGAAGGTTAGAAAAGATATTATTGTGGGCAAACACAAAGGACCCCACATATTGGTGGCAAATGGATAGGGGAGACAAAAGGTCTATAGGGGCAAAATTGGAACATTATTAAGGGTGGTAAGGCCACCTTCTCTATAGAGAAGTGGTTGAAGAGTGTTACAAATTCATCAAATGGAGATGATACCTTCCTGTATGGAGCCTAATTAACCAAGTTCAGATGAAATTTCTTCAAGTGATAGCTATATTGCCTATATTAGTACCATCTCTTTTATTGCATACTCCATCAATATGAGGGGCCTATCCCTCCCATCTAGCCATCAAAGCATGCACTAAAATATTTGTGTGTGTGTTTCTTATATATAAATTAGATGAGTAATTTAAAATGGGTTGGGCACTTGGCGTGCCAAGAAATAAATCATTGAAATTTTCACAGGttaaatgttatatatatatatatatatatatatatatatatatatatatatatatatatatatatatatataattaatgcaAGAGTCATCTATGTAAATTTGTTAGAAAAAATATTAATAGACTTTAATCGTATAGTCGTTCTCTTTAAAGAGATTATACTCTTACTATATTACTGCTAGATAATATGAGCAGATCTCTTCAGGCAATAAAACTTAACCGGAATTTTGGACAACAATTCTATAATTTCCTCAAGAATATatcaaaagaaaattatttaattatatgcagaagaagaagagaagaaataataataataataataataataataataataataataataataataataataaatgatatatttttttgtAGTTAGCGGGTATTTATAAAGCCTTTAATGGttatcttttaatagttagtcattCAACGCAaattcatttggtaattttgaagttgctccaaattttcactcccatcaAAATGCCTGGTTAAGGCTTTTAAACACTTTTCAATTCACGTACTCTTTTAACGTGGGACAAAAAGTTTTATCACTAATTATGATTAACaaaattttctttatatttatttattttttataagtatTGGAGAAAAGATGATATCCTAACGCTCCTctctaaataaataatttaacatttataaataaattaagacaCTGTACCTAGCATCTATTAGATAAATTGATTTCATGAATAGCTTATTTATGTTTGGTTAGAATggggaaaaaaataataaagagaCTTTTGGCAAGCAACAGGAAAGGAGTGGAGAAGAGGAAGAgaaacacaaaatttttataTCCTTCTATATGTTAGGTATGAGATAGATTATATACTCATTTTATGTATTGAttttatcatgaaaaaaaaatattagtcaAATAATTATAGCAGGTGAATTTCCCTCTCTTCTCCTTCATTCCCAATGCAAGTACTTCGTAATTAATATAGCAATAGATCTCAGGCAGGAAAACAACTAATGTTGTTTGTTACAACAAAGCGCAcacataattatataattatataatataaaaaaaataggcacaaaatttATATGATTCAATTATAAAATCTATATTCATAAATAAAATGAGAAAACaagttttattataataaaaaagaataaaatacaATCACTTCTAACTCTCAAATCTTTCGTTACTATCACAaatcttataaaatatttcaattgggttgcaatttaaaacttttaaatcgGGTCacgaattaaatttataaaatatatccaaaatttaaGTCATATAAAATAACAGTGTTAAATTAAGCTGACTTATAATTAACATAGCAAATTTCATATATTTGTGGCATTTCTTGGTCATGCATATTTTTTAGTCTCCTAACTAATAATTAATTGATGGCTAGATCTATTTTTTCGAACATTAAATTGATGGTTgagatttaatatataattatataaaattaaaaaaaattaaaaaaagttttCTCCATTAATTTTTAAGTAGATTATTATCTATATAGGAGATTAAAAAACATACAACACTATTATGTGAtttcatttaataaaaaatactaaaaattggatattggaatatttttaatttaaattttaattaaaaataatagtaaaaaaaatattatatttacgtTTGAGCTGCAATTTAAAGAAGCACTACAAcagataaaaataattataaaataaaataaaataaaaataaaaggtgTAATCTCTTGTCCTAGCTCTAAGTTTTAGTGGGAATTTTTTGGATTATTGTGTAATACATGCAAAATAAAGAGAAATAATAATTGAGGAGATTAGGAATATTCTTAGGGGAGCCCTTCTTATGGGCTATGCTAaaagtaattataatttttttttaatccaaaAAAATAGGAATAtcgaaatataaataaataaaatgtttaTATCTTTATATTTGAGAAATAAAaggaaatatttttatattatttgaatGAGTGAAGGAAggaaatcataattttaatatgCTAATGGCATtgtcaataaaaaataataagaataaaaaaaaattcaaatgtcAGAAGGTGAAACTTATTATATGTAAATTAAGGTGTAATGAAAATTATCATCTTTaattttatctcaatttcttCATTTGATACTCTCTccctatatatatagagagaggaaGAGTTTAGACTAAAATTtggaatatttttataaatgaaattataaaaaaaataactaaaaaaaatatattttttaaatttttataattatatttatattataaaaatcatcaattaaatcatgaattttttaatttttatatattctaTCTTATTGTAAACAAAACTATTATCTCACTAATGGAGACGCTACGTTAGGTGCCACATCACACTATgagataaaattacaaaaatttgaaaaccacattttttttataacaattcTCTCAATCCATTTTAATCTATAGAAAATTTCAAATTACTTTTAAATTTGAGAGTTAATTAATAATtcgatttaaattaatttaattgacttGAAAATATTAAACATGAAAATACGATAAAATAGTGGTGAAAGTAAGTAATATCAAAAAGTTATAACCTTTAAATATTGACACAAAATTAGTTTTGAACATAATTGAATGGTAAAAAATAATCTTTATAGCTAAATTTAACTGGTTTTAAAGACTTAATTATTATTCTTGCTctgtatattttaaataattatatgtaacttttatagtaaatatttaagaaaattttatttttaagtctttaaatAATACTAAGGATAACAAcgtataaaaatcaagaaaaattattcttttttaattcaattattattttaaatatctgAATTCATCTAAATCCAATTATATTACTTGAataatatttgaatttatttaaatttatatattttaattaataatctatgcaaaatatatttatgattaataatatatatatataagttttaaatatatttatgattaataatatatatatatatatatatattttttaaaacttaATAACTTTAgaagaaattaacaagaaaaaGTTTATACTTTCAATTTCTTTACAATTATACCTACACTAATTAAATTGCTAATTAAaccttatattttttaatttttatcaattatattttattgtTAGCGTGACATAGCATTTGACGTGATAACTAATATGAGTTTTTATTAGTAAGATAATAGTTTTGTTAacgataaaataaaattaatgatatttaaaaattttaaaatttaattaataatttttatagtatgataaaattttgaaaagtacaagaatttttttttctaattaccCCCCTTGAAAAATATGAATATGATTGCTACAGAAGAAACTCGAAAATTTACTCTTAAAAAAATACAATATTTTTTTGCCGTAACCTCATTGATGGGATTTGTAACCTGCTATTAAAATCTTTTGAGACGATTTTGGCAACGGAGATTGACAAACTAGTGAACGATTTTGAATAAGCCAAAGGAGAAGTAGATCCTTTGTTACAAGCAAAGATTTTGTACTTTTGAGTAGGAAAGGTGTTGTTTTCCATTGCATGTCAATTAATTTggatttcataatttaattcatgATCATATTATAAGGTGTTAATTAAAGTCTAATATCAAACACCATCAAATCCAAaaattgtttctttttttttttaatgatagaTTAACTAAATTATTGTATAAATAGCAAATCAATATCTTTCATTCAATCATTTATTCCTCCCCTttcttttttattgattttttttattttttataatttttaatatcacTCAAATTATGTTCGTTTAAAACAAATTTTGAATATATTTACTTAGATGTATCATTGTTAATAAATTTTAAGGAAATAAATTTCTAAATTTGTTCTTAATGATAGATGTTGAATGTATATGCTCACTTTTTTTAGTGGGATTTTATTGTTTtccttttttaataaaattattcctTGTTAATGAATTTTTACGTGTATTTTGTGtatttattagaaaaatatttatcagaaatttaaaattgaaagtcATTTGATAAAACTCATAAAAAGAGTATAGACTTAAAAAATGAAATACGCGAGCTACCTATAAACTAATGGACATGCTTTATCAATACTATTAaatcttttatattattttttatataaataattaattttatttatataaaaatataatataataatttattttttatttttatattttatttttaattaatgaaatatctttttcttttcataaaaaaaatcttGCATTCAAAAACTCTTGCACACGAAACTATTATTAAAAAAACACAATAATAAttagattttaatttaaaattaattggataaattattttgttttattcaATTCAGTTATACAGTAAATCGCCATCAATATCCGCATTAAGAAGGTAGTCTAATGGCACTGCAGCCACTCCATCCCTGATTAGTCGGCCGGTTTTTAACCCTGAAAAAAGAGTTGGTTAATTTCCACGGGATTTCCATAGCTGAAAAACCGACAAAGGGAGACCAGCGTCGTTGCGTTGTCCTACTGTGACGCCTACAGATGACTCACGTGCACATGATCGATCACTTGTTGTTTGCTAGTGGCATGTGAGGATGGGTCCTCTACTAGCGTTTTCTCTGTAGTTAGCTCCAATTCCATCTTCTTTTCCTAGTTTTCGACAATGCCTTGTCTTATCAGTCCAATGAGAAAGAACTCCAAAACAacgtaaaattaatttatatatctatatataaaaCAAAAACATATTCTCTAGAGCTTATTATGCGTCATTctcttttataatattattatataattaacacATAATAAAATTTaccatatattatatttttaatattatcacGTAATTAATACGTGACAGAATTTAATATGTGACATTGTTATGCGTCATTctcttttataatataattacataattaataCATAATAAAATCTAACACATagcatatttttaatattatcagGTGGTTAATATGCGACAGAATCTAATATGTGACATTAGCATATTATGTGTTAATGATTACCTTATTAATATTATGTTAATGATTACTCTATTAATGttataataaataactattataaGATaacttactctctctctctctctctctctctctctctctctctctatatatatatatataaatatataacgtGAAAGTAAGATACTTCAAATTCggaagttcaagaattttatAAAACGTTCTTGATGAAAAAAAAATGTGAATGAAAGATCCTATCAAATTAAACTGAGTCtataaatataagaaatattGGGAATGATTGATCTCTCTCAATTCGAAAATCCATGATTTAAATTGATATCCTTTCGTTGATTACTCTTAACGTAGCAAAACAAAACTCCCAAGACAATCAACAATGCTTAACCAAATGATTAGAAATTTAGAATAGGCCGGGAATTAGCAATGGATAGATTTATTTCATCATGTATAGGTTAATTGATAAttccaaaaaaaaataaaaagaaaaagaaagggaaaagatCATAGTCATAAAagcattttaaattaattattttatttgtaataaatcatttataataaaagaatttaattaaaattttttttataaataatttatttctaaaaaaatCAGTATGAAAATCAAGCCTCAACTGATCATAGACTAAGGAGCAAATTCATTTTGAAAAAtttcttatatatttatatatgtaattattttaaaaataatgacAAGAAGAGTATTTGGAAATTTTCACTTGATAAATGATGGCAAAATCCAGATTATCAAGAACAGTGATAGTCACCAGCAAAATGATTAAGATGGTGGGGCTTTACGCTTTTCTTTCTTATTAATCTCGTGACTTGGGccatctttgatttgttctctaataataatacatgtaaaAGTATCAGCATCTCTAAAGCTTCTATGCTTATAAAATTTGAGGAGttatcaaaaatgaaaattttcataattttcatatTCCAAATCCAAATATATTGATGGATGCAAAGAATTTCTAAGTTCTGTATAtataattgattctgatggaattcTAAACTCCAAATCTCACAATTATATGAATGAATCCGACATCATTattctcattaaatttttatttagtatcatttaattattttaataataaatgtaaatataagttaattttttattaaatacattaattatttattaattacttataaaCACTTTAACTAAACAGATAACtacttaaaatttattatatttataagtttaaattaatttataaattctaaGTGCTTATAAGCTGATTTTAATCAGTTACGACAAACACCATCTTATTAATAATTAACTCTTTCACATTAAACTTTAACAATGCAACATGCATCTCATAAAacattttaagtaattttttaaGGATAAAAACTTataaaatacttatatatatatatatatatatatatatatatatatatatatatatatatatatatttgagtcagattaaaactcaaatttaaaatttcacagTTAAATCTCTTAAAATTTAGTCGAGACttttttaaaagaataaattaTGTGTATTTCTTTTCTCTATTTCAATAAAACATTAGAATGTGCACATACACGAAATTTATTGAATATAATTGAAATCAACAACAAAATGTTCATGGTAAACGAATTAGAACACTTCATCATAAACTTTATCCCAATATAATGCAACTCCTGGTGGCTAAAGGGAAGAATTTTTTTAATGTTGGTCCATATAGAAATCTGGCAGAGTGATGGTTTTGTAGCAAAACATCCAATTTAGGGTCCAAATGAGAGCCTCTCCTCCTTATTAGGCCTACAAGCCTGCAAAAACATGGCACTTCCACTTGGATTACATTTGCAATTCAGGTCGCTGAATTTCTCATACATATATAACAAATtgaaaatgtaattttttttaagcaaattaaaaatatataaactaaaaaaaaagaaaaattcagtGATTAAATATTTATCTTGTAATTCAAGGGGTTAAAGTTTAACAGCCTCCCTTTCTTTTTGAAAAATTTCAATATATaatcattcatatatatataaagatataaAGGGAgtccattataaatatcaaatttgAGATACTTAAATGAATGAAGCCATAAGTAGGATTTGATCTTTATTTCTGCcctttaattaacaaaatttgaCAACTTTAATTAGCACTTATATAGTTCCTTTTTAATCATAcctattattgaattttaattcatattacaataatttttaaGGTTGTAAAATCTTgaattcaaattttaatcaatgttaattataaatatttaaaaaataaaaaaaattattaaggtcAAAActgattattttaattttgatttaggTAATTATTACTTGAAAAACAACTAAACAGTTACTAAATATACATATTAAACATGAAATCATATCTTTTGACTCATCAAAGAGGTGACTTTATCAATACATGCATGAAGTTAGCTCATTTTGTTGGATGGTTTTAGCTAATAGAGATTGGTGATCCAAAAAGAGCCCTACAAATTGCCTCCACATTCAAACATGGGGTGGATTATTTGGTCCAGTGGGAGTTGCACAATATTACATCTCTAATACCTCTTTTCCAATTTTGTCTCCATATCCCACCAAATTCcagtattaaaataattattattccaTACTTTGAATTTATACTTAAAATTAATCATACTAAAAAAATTTGCATTTAATAATTTACTTgtcaattacaatttcaataaacctGTTagcttaataatttaataatttgcatatcaataatttaaataaacttgCGGAGAGTAAATATTGGTCATCTacgtataatatatttataagataAGTGTGGCAAAATTGTGAATGTTAAGATAAATGTCTAATAATGCAATAATAGATAAGATCAGTAGTAATTACATTTGTCAAAAAAATTATATGGTGCCATTGAGTGGAGATAGCTCAGTGGGCTAACATCTTGGTCAGATCCCTTCAACTCATGATGTTTGAGCTACTACCCTACAAAGAGTTGGAGTTGCGCTTCTACTGATAGCTTAAACTTTTGGCGCTAAGCACTCGATCCTACAATTAGTATTAGAGTCGAGGTCATGAGTTCGAATCCCTGTCAGGTGCTAGGGGACGATTGTTGACCCTGAGTAGGGATAGCTCAGTGAACTAGTATCCTGTTAAAATCCTTTCAGCTCATGGCGCTTAGGCTACTGTTATGATGGTAAGCACTCGATCTTATACTATATATTAGAAATAAAATGAGAGAGAATCTATTAAAATGGTTTAGTTATGTCTAACGTAAAAAATCAAATGTTCTAGTGTGAAAGTGTAATAAGTTagtagaggaaaaagtgaaaagagagagagagggaactaATATGATGCGGAGAGAAAAAGTacttaaaaatttacaaattttagaTATTAATGCAAACTTGGCATCTAATAGAATTGAATGGGAAAAAATATTCATATAATCATCTTTAACTAATATGAAATTAAAGTTTAGTTGTTATTGTGGttgttaaataataatataataattcaatatttttttctgattaaaaaattaatttttcaaatttttcaaatttttatttttattaaaataatttttaaaataccaAACAATAAATAATTAGAATAAAGCATTTTTTTTTGTTTAGATCTTCCGCttaatgaattattaaattgaaaatgtTTTATCATTAGTTGcgtaaatttttgaatgaattttgacaaataacaataaaataagagaaaattcAGTTCAAGACTATTTAGTTGAAGCTTAATTTCATGgacttaaaatttatatttctctAAGAATCAAGTCAAGTAGatttgattaaaaaatatataattttaatttaaatttatattaaattatgaatgagttaatttttaataagttagatttaattattttaatttcaaaatatCTATGATATAACCTATGTTTTTATTAAAAGATTAATGAAGATTTATAGAAAGAGAAAGAAGCATCTCCAcgtgatatattttttttattacatataTAAGAGGAAGGGATCTCCATATggtattttaattgattaaaaaaaatgacATGATAAATTATAAACATAAATTCTTGATGTGTACTAGAGAAAAAAGAgtcaattttaaatatataaatattattaaagacATAAATGAGGAGGTGATTAGAAATATATAAACAGCGAGAGGGAATATGAACAAGTTTTTCATAATAATGGATTTCAATGGCTTTGAgtctatatttatttattttaatgatgGATGAATTAACTAGTTATATTTAGATGGTGTTTTATGGTGCATGGTATTTATAGATAATTTTGTCTTACagtataataaaaaatttgaattaGCAATCGACAGCTAATCGATTTATCAACTGATTTAATCGTTTGCAATAAGGCTGGTTGCAATTTGCAACCGATAATCAAATTTATTgttaaattaattgaattaaaaaaaaataaaacttttgatAAAAAACTATCAAGTACTAAGTAGCAGCCAATTTAGTAATCGAAATCAGTTGTGAATAGCAACCAAAATATAATCAGTtagcaaaaaaaattttaatacagttaattttataattttgcaaCCATTTTGTAAAGCAATTGTTATTTGCAACTAAtagtggatgatatttcacctcacgccTTACTACGACATAGGCCTACTGAAAAGGACCAAGTGCGCTTGATAGTGAAGAGTCTGCAACCTAGTTATCATGAGAAACTTTGTTGTTATCCCCTGGCTACCTTTAAACAACTATATAATGCTGGGGTATTAGTGGAGGATGTATTAAACAGTGAAAGGAAGAGTTATCAGCCTAAGAGGAGAGGATACCAGTTAGTTAGTAACGTTGCTGAGGAAAACAAAGTCATTGAGGTTCAAATCGTGTTCAGCACTGCCAGAAAGTTCTCTCAATTCAACCAAACCCTGTCCAAAGTCTTCGAGCAACTCAAAGCTTGGGGTCTACTCTAGCCCTTAGCACCTACGCCGCCACTAAACCTACTTTCACCTGGTTATAATGCTAACCTATACTAGCAATTCCA
Proteins encoded:
- the LOC110653120 gene encoding uncharacterized protein LOC110653120, encoding MPLLSSSKTMDGSATLSVHAQNVLKECDTSLLPATKHSSSHRTPFFSSFSSCSFSEFPDDSPPNPATPRRFSGVPFSWEHLPGIPKKPSCKKKDSTVVKALPLPPHTSKRFNLEEVGIIRKKNSKESFGKDPFFTALVECSKGDDEEDHSGSNFWNVTKVSRSISGRFGFINIYTSCKRTCAVSDSIVYLPRSRRTSYGQLISCRSS